One Sphingomicrobium marinum genomic window carries:
- a CDS encoding monovalent cation:proton antiporter-2 (CPA2) family protein produces the protein MLVDGAIMLGAALVFVTIFRRLGLGATLGYIIGGAIIGPGVLGLVGNAENIMAISEFGIALLLFIVGLELHPSRLWRLRRDIFGLGIVQVITCGIALSALIHLVIGFSLEASIAIGLSLSLSSTAQVLPMLRSTGELHKPYGERAFSVLLLQDVSIVPLITIIAALSRAPSAAEGPPGWVLALYTVGAIVGLILVGRFIMNPLFRLIGRLGERELFVVAGLFTVVGAASLMHFLGLSTALGAFVAGVMLAESPYRHELESDVEPFRSILLGFFFLSVGMLLDLGAIAERPLMVVGVAAMIIVVKATIITGLGRAFGMEPFGALRLGLLLSQAGEFGFVLLAQATGALLIENEAASLFTACITLTMATTPFLMMLIDWLEARHGRDDKDMDGPEKAPKGSVIVVGYGRFGQTVAQMLQAKNIGVTLIDKKQDQIELSEEFGTKVYYGDGTRVDLLRTAGGDNARAILFCNDKQDLTSNAIEAAMEAFPQAAVMVRSFDRRHTLDLDGLDLAFCIRELFESAVLMGKTALTELGFSQDEAERVEREYRRRDEERLERQSETGDLHAGKDLSFNAERSMPEAEED, from the coding sequence ATGCTCGTCGACGGCGCGATCATGCTGGGCGCAGCGCTCGTCTTCGTCACGATCTTCCGCCGTCTCGGGCTCGGCGCAACGCTCGGCTACATCATCGGCGGTGCCATCATTGGACCCGGAGTGCTCGGCTTGGTCGGCAATGCCGAAAACATCATGGCGATTTCCGAATTCGGCATTGCCTTGCTGTTGTTCATTGTCGGGCTCGAGCTGCATCCCAGCCGCCTGTGGCGCCTGCGCCGCGACATTTTCGGACTGGGTATCGTGCAGGTGATCACCTGCGGCATTGCCCTTTCGGCGCTTATCCACCTCGTGATCGGTTTCTCTCTCGAAGCCAGCATCGCGATCGGACTGTCGCTAAGTCTGTCCTCGACGGCGCAGGTCTTGCCGATGCTGCGTTCGACCGGCGAATTGCACAAACCTTATGGCGAGCGCGCCTTCTCGGTGCTGTTGCTCCAGGATGTCTCGATCGTCCCGTTGATCACGATCATCGCTGCCCTGAGCCGTGCGCCCTCTGCTGCCGAAGGACCGCCGGGCTGGGTGCTCGCGCTCTACACGGTTGGTGCGATCGTGGGTCTCATCCTTGTCGGCCGTTTCATCATGAATCCGTTGTTCCGGCTGATCGGCCGGTTGGGGGAGCGGGAATTGTTCGTGGTGGCGGGGTTGTTCACGGTCGTGGGCGCGGCATCCTTGATGCACTTCCTTGGCCTGTCGACCGCACTGGGCGCGTTCGTTGCCGGCGTGATGCTGGCCGAGAGCCCCTATCGCCATGAACTCGAAAGCGATGTCGAGCCGTTCCGCTCGATCCTGCTTGGTTTCTTTTTCCTGTCGGTCGGCATGTTGCTCGACCTTGGCGCGATTGCCGAGCGGCCTTTGATGGTCGTCGGGGTCGCCGCGATGATCATTGTCGTCAAAGCCACCATCATCACCGGGCTTGGCCGCGCTTTCGGCATGGAGCCGTTCGGCGCGCTGCGGCTCGGCCTGTTGCTGAGCCAGGCGGGCGAATTCGGGTTCGTCCTGCTCGCACAGGCGACCGGCGCCTTGCTGATCGAGAACGAAGCAGCCTCGCTATTTACCGCCTGTATCACGCTGACGATGGCGACCACGCCCTTCCTCATGATGCTGATCGATTGGCTCGAAGCGCGGCACGGGCGTGATGACAAGGATATGGACGGCCCCGAAAAGGCACCCAAGGGTTCGGTCATCGTCGTTGGCTATGGGCGGTTCGGACAAACCGTGGCACAGATGCTGCAGGCCAAGAATATCGGCGTCACGTTGATCGACAAGAAGCAGGACCAGATCGAGTTGTCGGAGGAGTTTGGCACCAAGGTCTATTATGGTGACGGAACCCGCGTCGACCTTTTGCGAACGGCCGGCGGTGACAATGCGCGGGCTATTCTGTTCTGCAACGACAAGCAGGATCTGACCTCCAACGCGATCGAAGCGGCGATGGAGGCCTTCCCGCAGGCGGCGGTGATGGTGCGCAGCTTCGATCGGCGCCATACGCTCGATCTCGACGGGCTGGATCTGGCTTTTTGCATCCGCGAACTGTTCGAAAGCGCGGTGCTCATGGGCAAAACGGCGCTGACCGAGCTCGGATTTTCGCAGGACGAGGCGGAGCGCGTCGAGCGCGAGTATCGCCGGCGTGATGAAGAGCGGCTGGAACGGCAGAGCGAGACCGGCGATCTGCACGCCGGCAAGGACCTGTCCTTCAATGCCGAGCGCTCGATGCCCGAAGCCGAAGAAGACTAG